The Desulfobacterales bacterium genome window below encodes:
- a CDS encoding radical SAM protein: MHRNITFKRMALDIFQFFRAQKAATGLLGPQFSRSHEYVEIDMTYRCNIRCHNCNRSCTQAPSTTDISFDRITAFLEQSIYSGIRWKRIRLLGGEPTLHPKITIIIDKLMAYKVDHNPKMRIVLCTNGAGQRVGEVLSRLPGDIVIKSTAKGKRQRLFRPFNLAPIDSVFYRFADFAAGCRILKDCGIGLTPSGYYACAIAGGIDRVFGFQIARQQLPSPSDDMRDQLVIACRYCGHFGFLWPTRQQKTSPSWDTAYRKYHQSPSGDALT; encoded by the coding sequence ATGCATCGAAACATCACATTCAAGCGTATGGCCCTTGATATCTTTCAGTTTTTCCGCGCTCAGAAAGCGGCCACAGGTTTGCTGGGCCCGCAATTTAGCAGAAGCCATGAGTATGTGGAAATCGATATGACCTACCGCTGTAACATAAGGTGTCATAACTGCAATCGATCCTGCACCCAGGCACCCAGCACCACTGATATTTCATTTGACCGCATTACCGCATTTTTGGAGCAAAGTATTTATAGTGGCATCAGATGGAAACGTATTCGTTTGCTGGGGGGTGAGCCAACCCTTCATCCAAAAATCACAATAATTATTGATAAGCTTATGGCATACAAGGTAGATCACAATCCTAAGATGCGCATTGTTTTATGTACCAATGGGGCTGGACAGCGGGTGGGGGAGGTACTGTCCCGCCTGCCCGGAGATATTGTGATTAAAAGCACCGCCAAGGGAAAGCGGCAGCGTTTGTTCCGACCATTCAATTTAGCGCCCATTGACAGTGTTTTTTACCGCTTCGCTGATTTTGCTGCCGGCTGCCGAATATTAAAGGATTGTGGTATTGGGTTGACGCCGTCAGGATATTATGCCTGCGCTATCGCCGGGGGCATCGACCGCGTATTCGGATTTCAGATTGCACGCCAGCAGCTGCCCTCGCCATCGGATGATATGCGGGACCAGCTTGTCATCGCCTGCCGGTATTGCGGGCACTTTGGTTTTCTGTGGCCGACGCGGCAGCAAAAAACGTCACCCAGCTGGGATACCGCATATCGAAAATATCACCAATCGCCATCGGGTGATGCCCTGACCTAA
- a CDS encoding histidine phosphatase family protein: protein MQIRLWLGLTLLLPGLWAPNAIADGSSKGAAMIADLKAGGHVLMIRHALAPGTGDPANFKIGDCSTQRNLDDRGRQQASAIGNWLRKKGITSARVYSSQWCRCLETAKLLRMGPVTELPALNSFYELTQNREPNLRALNEFIAEQDPYGDLIILVTHLVTVSAIADVMVSSGEGVLLKLNQQGSYEMVGRLNFDVQPK, encoded by the coding sequence ATGCAGATACGATTATGGCTCGGGTTAACGCTATTGCTGCCTGGGCTTTGGGCCCCGAATGCCATAGCAGATGGCTCTTCAAAGGGCGCTGCAATGATTGCCGACTTGAAAGCCGGTGGTCACGTTCTGATGATCCGGCATGCGCTGGCACCGGGCACGGGTGATCCGGCCAATTTTAAGATTGGAGACTGCTCTACCCAGCGCAACCTGGATGATCGCGGTCGCCAGCAGGCCAGCGCCATCGGCAATTGGCTGCGCAAAAAGGGAATCACCTCAGCCCGGGTATATTCGAGCCAATGGTGTCGTTGTCTTGAAACGGCCAAGCTGCTCCGGATGGGGCCAGTAACTGAGCTGCCGGCTTTGAATTCATTTTATGAGCTGACCCAAAACCGCGAGCCCAATCTGAGAGCTTTGAACGAGTTTATAGCCGAGCAAGACCCGTACGGCGATCTGATTATTCTGGTAACCCATTTGGTAACCGTCTCAGCCATTGCCGATGTGATGGTCTCATCTGGTGAAGGGGTCCTTCTGAAACTCAATCAGCAAGGCTCTTATGAGATGGTCGGTCGATTGAATTTTGACGTACAGCCAAAATAA